A segment of the Vibrio aquimaris genome:
GGCGGCCACTGTATTTGCAGTGACTCTGATGCACTCAAAAATGAAGAGTTTCATTACTTACCTTGGCGTTTATGGAAACGACTATACGAACTGCAGCATGGCATTTCCACACAAAACACGCATACAAATCCAAAAGAAATGATTCCATGGAAGCTGAAAGTATTACTCGTCGATGACGTTGTAACCAATCGTGACATAGTGAGCAAAATGCTGATTGAACTGGGCCAAGAAGTGACATGCGCCAGCAGCGGAAAGATGGCTCTAAAATACAGTGAACAGCATGTATTTGATTTGGTATTGATGGATATTAGGATGCCTGAGCTCGATGGCTATCAGACAACCAAGCTTTGGCGAGAAAGCGAAGCAACACTAGATACCGACTGCCCTATCATAGCCCTAACTGCAAACGCTAATCCGTCAGAGCATGATAATTCGATAAGCCTTATGAACGGCTACCTAACCAAGCCTGTATCTATGAAAGAACTCGCTAAAGTATTAGAGCATGCAGCAGAAATTCAAATAGATCGCGACATGCAACCAGACATTAATGTGGAGTCAGATACTCCCATTATGGATTTCAATGAAGGCGAGTTTACCCAACGCTTAACCAACCACTTCAAAGAAATGGCCAATGCTGCAAGGGAAAGCTTCGCTGATAATAATTGGGCTGAACTAAGAGATATATTGCACAATGTCAAAGGCAGTGCAGGACTTGCTGGTGCGACCAATGTTTACGATACGACAAGCACTCTAGAGCATCAAATTGAAAACGGACAGAAAATAACCGATGAAGAGTTTTCTATGTTAATCAATGCTCTAGAAAAGTACAGTAGCCAATAACACGTATTGTTGGAAAGTAATAAGCGGCACTGATTTCAAATTAACAACAGGCCTAAATACCCATCCTGTGCGCCCACTTCATTAAATCCGCTACATTATGTGCATCAAGTTTACGCATTATATTCATTCGATGCGTTTCTACCGTCTTTAATCCAATCAGTAGCGCTTCTGCAATGTCACGGTTACGTTTGCCTTCGAAGATAAGTTTAAGCACTTGCTTTTCACGTGGTGTTAAAACGGGAATATCGCCTTCTTCAACCAGACTTAATGCCTCGATGTGTTTGGCATCTAACGCGGGATCTAAAAAGTTTTTCCCCCTAGTAACACTTTTAATCGCAGCCAGTAACGTACTTTTTGACCCATTTTTGAGCACATAACCATTCGAGCCAGCATCTAAAGCTTCGCGGGCTTTCCTTTCCTCATCTGAGGCAGTTAACACAATAATCATCATGTCAGGCCAGCGTTTACGCAATTGTCGTATTGCCTCTACACCAGACATACCAGGTAAATTGAGATCCATAAAAACCATATCGGGTTTGTGTTTCAAGCACTCCTCATAGACGCTCAAACCGTCCGTCACAAAACCAACCAACTCCAAGTTAGGGTAAGGAGCAAGACAACTCTTTAAACCATCGAATATGAGATCATGATCATCTACAACCAAAATCTTTAACTGAGTGTATTCACCAAATGTCATTGTCATCCTCCATATCCATAAACGATAGGACTTAGATTTATTATAACTGAACGGTTATGAACTTATTGATGCTATTGATAGTTAATCTAACACTCAGTGGGAAGTTATCAAGAATGTTTTTCATTTAAGTGATGTAATTGGTACCAATGATGAAAGAAAATCGAAAAAACGGTCAAAGTTCAGCCAGTGGTTAGGGCTTCTTTTTGCAGAATTGCAGTATTTGATGTGTTTAAGCTGGCGTTGGTGCAAATAACGTTTAGGACATAAATACTTTAGTCGTCACCATCATAGGATACATTCATTACCACTCGAAGTAGCTCAGCTACAGGTTCGAATAAGGATTCAGGAATCACCTGACCAGACTCAACTTGATTAAACAAGGCTCTTGCGAGCGGTATATTTTCTACCAGAGGTATGGCGTGCTCTTCTGCCATATCTACCACATGAAGCGCCATATAATCTTGTGCTTTATCTAAAACCACAGGTAGAGGCGTTTTATCAGCCTGATAGTACAAACAGACTGCAATATGAGTTGGGTTTCGAACTATGACAGTTGATTTTTTAACATTTTGCACAAGCGAGCCATTTGCAGTTTCTCTCTGAAGCTCTCGGCGCTTTTGTTTAACTTCTGGATTACCCTCAGTTTCCTTGTATTCTTGCTTCGTATCATCTTTAGACATTTTCAACTCTTTCATTGTTTGAAAATGCACGAAAGCATAGTCTGCGACTGCAAACACCAAGTAACAGATTAAAAATGCGCCCCAAAGCCATTTCACCAGAGTGAAAGTCACGGTAACACCACACTCAGCACCGCAAGAAGGTAAGTATTGAAACATGTTAACATGTTGATTAAGTAGGTAATAAAAAACGACCGTCAAAACAAAAATTTTAAGTATATTTTTTAATAAAGCGAATACACTTTTCATTGAAAAAATATTCTTGGCATTATTAATTATATTAATTTTATTAAAACTTGGAGTGAGGCTTTCCGATGCCCACACCGGGCCAGTTTGAGCCATACAACTGATGACCACTGTGATAACAAGAATAACAACCAGACCAGCCATAAAACGGAGCATAATAAAAACAAACGCGGCCAGAACAGACTCGGCAGCAATCTTGATTGGAAGGTTTATCGAGTTGATTGAAATATCGATCATCTTCCAGATCGCGTCCATCATTCCCTGCCCTTCAACGATAAAATAACCAAGAATCACCGCCATTTGAAGCCCTGTTACAATTTCAGTGCTTTTTATAACTTGGCCTTTTTTACGAGCGTCTTTTAGGCGTTTCTGGGTGGGTTTCTCAGTTTTTTCGGCCATAGTTATCCCTTAATCAGCTGGAATAGAGTAGAGGTTTTTCCTTCAAACTGATTGATTTGAGTAAGATAATGAGAAAGAGCAAAATGCATACTCACCAACAGTAGGAAGACGACCAAAATACTTTTGATAGGCATTGATAAGAAGAATACGTTGAGTTGTTCCACTGAGCGGTTAACAAGACCTAGACCAACGTCGACCAAAATCATTACAACCATCGCAGGCAAAGCGAAACCTAAACACATGTCTGACATCATTTGCCATTGCTGACCAATGAAAATAAGTAACTCATTATTAAATGACAACGCTGACTCGGGCGGGAGCGAAGAATACGACTGATATAGAGCAGTAAGCAAGGCGTTAAACCCTCCTGTCACCAGAAATAACACGCCTAGAACTTGAGTAAACAACATACCAAATATCGAAGACTGAAGTCCCATCAGTGGATTCAACACTGTCGACATTGAAGCGCCTCGCATAGTGTCGATAACAAAACCAGCCATATCTATTGCCCAAAAGGGAATTGCCGCACAAAAGCCCACAATTAGGCCTATCAGTAATTCCTCACCATAAACCCAAATAAGTTCAACCAATGGCTTGGAGGAAAAATCAGCAGGATGGGCTTGCATCATAGGTATAACAGGAAGCGCGAACATTAAAATGAGCGAGTTACGAATAAGCCCACTTCCCATCGCCCCGCCTTTAAAAAGTGGCAGCATCAACATCATACCTAATGGACGCATCATGCATAGGGCAAGAATTGGTACATATTCATTAAGGGTAGACATTTAGCCTCCTAAGTAACCAATTTGGTCAAAAGCGAGTCCAGCATAATTGAGTAATGTACTGCCCATCCAATGATAACTGACAGCTAAGGTAATACAGACTGCAACGAGCTTTATTAAGAACTGTAGCGATTGGTCTTGAATCTGAGTAAGAGCCTGAAATAAACTGACTAGGATCCCTACTACTGACGCAACCACCACAACTGGCATCGAGAGTATCAGCACAAGCCATAATAATTCTGAGGTAAAGTGGACTATGACAGCTTCATTCATGAGAAAGACCCCATAAGCTGACCAACAAGCTTATCCCAACCGCCCATAAGTATAAAAATAAGTAGTTTGAATGGCAGAGCTATTGTCATTGGTGATACCATCATCATACCCATCGCGAGTAATATGTTGGACACAATTAAGTCGATGGCAACAAATGGCAGGTATAACAAGAAACCAATTTTAAATGCTTCAATTAACTGACTTAAAGTAAATGCGGGTACCATGACAAGAAGCGAATCTTTGGACAGCTCGTTTTGGTACTGTTCAGGCCAAATATCATGTCCTACCTTAGAAAAAAACTGAATTTGTGTTTCACTCGTGTTGTGGCTTAAAAAATGGTGATATGGAGCGATTATCTGACTGGACACTTGTGTGAAAAGGTTAGGAGAGCTCCAATCTATAGGATGTGCTATTAGGTTGTCACGAATAGCGAAGCCAACAGGAGCCATAGTAAACATGGTTAAGATCAAAGCTAAACCATATATTGCCATATTGGGTGGTATCTGTTGGATTCCCAACGCATTTCGCAGCATCGAGAAAACAATTGACAGTTTTAAAAACGATGTCCCCATGACTGCAAATAACGGCAGTAAAGATAGACAGAATAATACAACGATAAGTTGAATTGGGTTGTCCAGTAAGGCCATACGTATCTCCTCTCACACTCAGAGTATGAGTCTGCTACATACGGCACTTTTATAATATCAGGTGAGGACCTGAGATTAATTCAGTCTAAATTTATCATTTTAATATTTTGAAAACACCCCGGTTTCTTTTAATTATTAACGAAAAAAGAGACTTTGAATGAGTCCGCCGAATTTTTGTTTTTGAAATAAAATTCAATTACTTGATTTGTAGAAATTGGAACTTTCCAAGTCGTTTCGTCTTCTTCTATCCCCAGTGATTGCTCTGGGTTGATCATTGTCAAACCGCCTGTTGGTTTTATTATGATTAACTTAGCGCCTTCTAAATAAGCAATTAGAGAACTATCATTAACATTAACCGTACACTTTGGGGTTAAATTGCACTCGAGTTGATCCTGCTTGTCGTAATCCAAAGTACGCCATGTAAACGCTGCAACCAAAAGGGTTAACATGATGACAATTTGGGCAAAACGACCAGGGGTAAGTTTTTCGGCTGCCATGCGGTAGTCTTCTCCGTGTAACAAACTTCAAAGTTTTAGAATAAAAGGTCAATACCAGACCAAGTGTAAGGGTACTACACTGTCATTGATATACTAAATGCAGTATAGTTGCCGGCTGAAAATGCCACTTTTTTCAAAATCCACAAGGAAGTTTAACCATTTGTTTAGTAGTAACTTTCTAGATGATTTGGGTGGCATTACGACATGAGTCGTGTTGGAAGTAAAGTGTAGTTAATTAAAAAATTGGAAGCATGCAAATGAGCCAAGAAAAGCAGCTTGAACAAAACTACAACTATACGGTCGTCCGCCAATTTACCCTAGTTACAATTTTATGGGGCATTGTCGGTATGGGCGTTGGTGTTTTGATTGCCGCTCAATTAGTTTGGCCACAGCTAAACTTTGATACGCCGTGGTTGACGTACAGTCGCTTACGTCCTCTGCATACTAATGCGGTTATTTTTGCGTTTGGTACTAGTGCACTGTTCGCAACATCTTACTATGTTGTGCAGCGTACCTGCCAAACTCGTCTATTCGGTGGGCCTCTCGTTGCCTTTACCTTTTGGGGGTGGCAAGCCGTTATTCTATCTGCAGCCATAACTTTACCTTTAGGTATAACCACGAGTAAAGAGTACGCAGAACTAGAATGGCCGATTGATATTGCTATAGCATTAGTATGGGTTTCTTACGCAGTCGTGTTTTTCGGAACACTCGTCAAACGTAAAACGTCACATATTTATGTAGCAAACTGGTTCTTTGGAGCCTTTATCATCACAGTTGCTGTACTTCATATCGTGAACAGCATGGCTATCCCCGTCTCTTTGACTAAGTCCTACTCAATATACTCTGGCGCCGTCGATGCCATGGTACAGTGGTGGTACGGGCATAACGCAGTAGGCTTCCTACTAACTGCGGGGTTCCTCGGTATGATGTACTACTTTGTTCCCAAGCAAGCTGAACGCCCTGTTTACTCTTATCGCCTTTCTATCGTTCACTTCTGGGCACTTGTTTCCTTGTACATCTGGGCTGGACCGCACCATTTGCACTACACTGCATTGCCTGACTGGACACAATCAATCGGTATGGTGATGTCTCTTGTTTTGTTCGCTCCTTCATGGGGTGGCATGATAAACGGCATCATGACGCTTTCCGGTGCGTGGCACAAGCTTCGCTATGACCCAATACTGAGATTCCTTATCGTTTCACTCTCTTTCTATGGCATGTCCACTTTTGAAGGCCCAATGATGTCAATCAAGACGGTCAACGCGCTATCTCACTACACCGACTGGACGATAGGACATGTTCACTCAGGGGCGCTTGGTTGGGTTGCTATGGTGTCCATTGGTTCTGTCTACCACCTAGTTCCACGATTATTTGGTCAAGAACGTATGTACTCCGTGAGTATGGTCAATGCACATTTCTGGCTGGCAACAATCGGTACTGTTCTTTATATCGTTGCGATGTGGATTTCGGGAGTAATGCAGGGCTTGATGTGGCGAGCTGTTAACTCAGACGGAACACTAACCTATAGTTTTGTTGAGTCTGTACAAGCGTCGTATCCGTTCTATTTTGTACGTTTCCTTGGTGGTGCCATATTCCTTACAGGGATGCTGCTAATGGCTTATAACACGTACAAAACAGTATCTGCACCAAAGGATAGCTTAAAAGCTGTCCCGCACCCAGCATAAGGAGATGAAAAGAATGAGTTCTAATTCTAGTAATCGCCACGAAATTGTTGAGCGTAATGTCGGGCTTTTAGCGATTCTCATCGTTTTTGCGATAAGTTTGGGTGCGCTTGTGGAAATAACACCGCTTATATTCCAAAAACAAACAACAGAACCCGTTGAGAACTTGCGTCCATACACTGCCCTACAACTTGAAGGTAGGGACATATACATCCGCGAAGGATGTAACGTATGTCATAGCCAGATGGTTCGCCCATTTCGAGCTGAGACTGAACGATACGGTCATTACTCTATTGCGGGTGAAAGTGTATGGGAGCATCCATTCCTTTGGGGTTCAAAACGTACAGGGCCTGACCTAGCTCGTGTGGGTGGACGCTACTCTGACGAATGGCATCGAGTTCACCTTATCAACCCACGAGAGCTGGTTCCAGAATCAAATATGCCAGGATTCCCGTGGTTAGCTGATAATGTACTGGATGGTAAGTACACTCAGAAGAAGATGCAAATTTTCCGTGATCAGTTTGGTGTTCCCTACACAGATGAACAAATCACAAATGCGTCAAAAGATGTAGAAGGTAAGACAGAGATGGATGCCATCATTGCTTACCTTCAGTCTCTTGGTCACGCAATGAAGTAAGCAAGAGGTGAGATTATGGATATAGGTACTATTCACGGTATTTGGACCATAGTGCTGTTCGTATGTTTTATAGGCGTAGTATGGTGGGCGTTCGGTAAAAGCCGTAAAGCCCGTTTTGAAGAAGCTGCGAACCTTGTTTTTGCTGATGAAGAGCAAACACCCTCTAAAGAACAAGGAGTGACTAAACAATGACGACATTTTGGAGTCTTTGGATAATCATCATTACAGTCGGTACATTAGTAGGCTGTGCTGCGATATTGATTTGGTGCCTTAAAGACAAAACAGGCATTGAAGAAGGCGCAGATATGGGGCATGAATATGATGGTATTCGTGAATTAAATAACCCATTACCTAAATGGTGGACGTACTTGTTTGTCGGTACGTTTCTATTTGCGGCGATATACTTTGCGCTTTACCCCGGAATGGGAAGCTTTAAGGGTTTACTCGGCTGGCAGAGTTCTGACCAAACTGTGACAACGCTTGAGGAATCTAAAGCATCTATTGCTGAAGCGCAGAAAGATAAACGTCTTGTTCAATATGCCAAAGAGTTAGACGATGCTGATGCTTACTTTGGAAAAGCATTTAAACGTCTCGCCTATGTAGATGGCGGAGAGAAATTACGCTCCGTACCTGAAATTGCAGCAGACCCAGAGGCGTTAAAAGTAGGACAGCGTTTATTCTTGCAAAACTGCTCTCAGTGTCATGGCTCGGATGCACGCGGTCAAAAAGGTTTTCCTAACCTAACTGATGACGACTGGCTTTATGGTGGTGAACCAGAAGCGATTGTTACGACCCTTTTGCATGGCCGTGTAGGACAAATGCCAGCTTGGAAAGATGCTTTGGGTGAACAAGGCATTAAAGAAGTCGTTAGCTATACTCTTAGCCTATCAGGGCGCTCGGTCAATGCACGAGAAGCCGAAGCAGGCAAAGCTCGCTTTGTCGTTTGTGCTGCCTGTCATGGAACAGACGGTAAAGGCAACCCAGCAGTCGGCGCTCCAAATTTAACCGATCAAGTCTGGTTGTATGGAGGTTCTCGCGCTGATGTAACCGAGACGTTAATGAATGGCCGGTCGGGCGTAATGCCAGCTTGGAAAGACATTCTTGGCGAGGATAAAATCCAACTTGTTTCTTCTTATGTTTGGAGTCTGAGCAACTCAGATTCTGAAAAAGAGTAAGCGTTCAAAAACAGCCCCTGTTTTAGGGGCTGCCTTTCTTGTAGATTAACTCTAGTATCTTTAAATATGTGCGAGCTTTTTTTATGGTAAAACCTTGGTATAAGCAGTTTTGGCCCTGGTTCTTAATTATACTACCAATGACAGTTGTAGTTT
Coding sequences within it:
- a CDS encoding two component system response regulator; translated protein: MTMTFGEYTQLKILVVDDHDLIFDGLKSCLAPYPNLELVGFVTDGLSVYEECLKHKPDMVFMDLNLPGMSGVEAIRQLRKRWPDMMIIVLTASDEERKAREALDAGSNGYVLKNGSKSTLLAAIKSVTRGKNFLDPALDAKHIEALSLVEEGDIPVLTPREKQVLKLIFEGKRNRDIAEALLIGLKTVETHRMNIMRKLDAHNVADLMKWAHRMGI
- a CDS encoding EscU/YscU/HrcU family type III secretion system export apparatus switch protein, whose product is MAEKTEKPTQKRLKDARKKGQVIKSTEIVTGLQMAVILGYFIVEGQGMMDAIWKMIDISINSINLPIKIAAESVLAAFVFIMLRFMAGLVVILVITVVISCMAQTGPVWASESLTPSFNKINIINNAKNIFSMKSVFALLKNILKIFVLTVVFYYLLNQHVNMFQYLPSCGAECGVTVTFTLVKWLWGAFLICYLVFAVADYAFVHFQTMKELKMSKDDTKQEYKETEGNPEVKQKRRELQRETANGSLVQNVKKSTVIVRNPTHIAVCLYYQADKTPLPVVLDKAQDYMALHVVDMAEEHAIPLVENIPLARALFNQVESGQVIPESLFEPVAELLRVVMNVSYDGDD
- the sctT gene encoding type III secretion system export apparatus subunit SctT → MSTLNEYVPILALCMMRPLGMMLMLPLFKGGAMGSGLIRNSLILMFALPVIPMMQAHPADFSSKPLVELIWVYGEELLIGLIVGFCAAIPFWAIDMAGFVIDTMRGASMSTVLNPLMGLQSSIFGMLFTQVLGVLFLVTGGFNALLTALYQSYSSLPPESALSFNNELLIFIGQQWQMMSDMCLGFALPAMVVMILVDVGLGLVNRSVEQLNVFFLSMPIKSILVVFLLLVSMHFALSHYLTQINQFEGKTSTLFQLIKG
- a CDS encoding EscS/YscS/HrcS family type III secretion system export apparatus protein gives rise to the protein MNEAVIVHFTSELLWLVLILSMPVVVVASVVGILVSLFQALTQIQDQSLQFLIKLVAVCITLAVSYHWMGSTLLNYAGLAFDQIGYLGG
- the sctR gene encoding type III secretion system export apparatus subunit SctR, producing the protein MALLDNPIQLIVVLFCLSLLPLFAVMGTSFLKLSIVFSMLRNALGIQQIPPNMAIYGLALILTMFTMAPVGFAIRDNLIAHPIDWSSPNLFTQVSSQIIAPYHHFLSHNTSETQIQFFSKVGHDIWPEQYQNELSKDSLLVMVPAFTLSQLIEAFKIGFLLYLPFVAIDLIVSNILLAMGMMMVSPMTIALPFKLLIFILMGGWDKLVGQLMGSFS
- the ccoN gene encoding cytochrome-c oxidase, cbb3-type subunit I; amino-acid sequence: MQMSQEKQLEQNYNYTVVRQFTLVTILWGIVGMGVGVLIAAQLVWPQLNFDTPWLTYSRLRPLHTNAVIFAFGTSALFATSYYVVQRTCQTRLFGGPLVAFTFWGWQAVILSAAITLPLGITTSKEYAELEWPIDIAIALVWVSYAVVFFGTLVKRKTSHIYVANWFFGAFIITVAVLHIVNSMAIPVSLTKSYSIYSGAVDAMVQWWYGHNAVGFLLTAGFLGMMYYFVPKQAERPVYSYRLSIVHFWALVSLYIWAGPHHLHYTALPDWTQSIGMVMSLVLFAPSWGGMINGIMTLSGAWHKLRYDPILRFLIVSLSFYGMSTFEGPMMSIKTVNALSHYTDWTIGHVHSGALGWVAMVSIGSVYHLVPRLFGQERMYSVSMVNAHFWLATIGTVLYIVAMWISGVMQGLMWRAVNSDGTLTYSFVESVQASYPFYFVRFLGGAIFLTGMLLMAYNTYKTVSAPKDSLKAVPHPA
- the ccoO gene encoding cytochrome-c oxidase, cbb3-type subunit II, translating into MSSNSSNRHEIVERNVGLLAILIVFAISLGALVEITPLIFQKQTTEPVENLRPYTALQLEGRDIYIREGCNVCHSQMVRPFRAETERYGHYSIAGESVWEHPFLWGSKRTGPDLARVGGRYSDEWHRVHLINPRELVPESNMPGFPWLADNVLDGKYTQKKMQIFRDQFGVPYTDEQITNASKDVEGKTEMDAIIAYLQSLGHAMK
- a CDS encoding cbb3-type cytochrome oxidase subunit 3; amino-acid sequence: MDIGTIHGIWTIVLFVCFIGVVWWAFGKSRKARFEEAANLVFADEEQTPSKEQGVTKQ
- the ccoP gene encoding cytochrome-c oxidase, cbb3-type subunit III, whose translation is MTTFWSLWIIIITVGTLVGCAAILIWCLKDKTGIEEGADMGHEYDGIRELNNPLPKWWTYLFVGTFLFAAIYFALYPGMGSFKGLLGWQSSDQTVTTLEESKASIAEAQKDKRLVQYAKELDDADAYFGKAFKRLAYVDGGEKLRSVPEIAADPEALKVGQRLFLQNCSQCHGSDARGQKGFPNLTDDDWLYGGEPEAIVTTLLHGRVGQMPAWKDALGEQGIKEVVSYTLSLSGRSVNAREAEAGKARFVVCAACHGTDGKGNPAVGAPNLTDQVWLYGGSRADVTETLMNGRSGVMPAWKDILGEDKIQLVSSYVWSLSNSDSEKE